A region from the Triticum urartu cultivar G1812 chromosome 1, Tu2.1, whole genome shotgun sequence genome encodes:
- the LOC125515654 gene encoding acyl carrier protein 2, mitochondrial, producing the protein MAMAAARRALLNHLRVPVARPAVAAGSVPVARLLSSTSEVEKGSFLDKGEVADRVVSVIKNFQKIEPSKVTPNAHFQKDLGLDSLDTVEIVMAFEEEFSFEIPDNEAEKIDSIKSAVDFIASHPQAK; encoded by the exons atggcgatggcggcggcgaggagagCCCTCCTGAACCACCTCCGCGTGCCGGTGGCGCGCCCCGCGGTCGCAGCGGGAAGCGTCCCCGTCGCCAGGCTCCTGTCTTCCACCTCGGAGGTGGAGAAGGGCTCGTTCCTCGACAAGGGCGAGGTCGCCGACCGCGTCGTCTCCGTCATCAAGAACTTCCAGAAGATCGAGCCCTCCAAG GTGACCCCTAATGCGCATTTCCAGAAGGACCTCGGGCTGGACAGCCTGGACACTGTCGAGATCGTCATGGCCTTTGAGGAAGAATTCAGCTTCGAGATCCCCGACAATGAGGCAGAGAAGATCGATTCCATCAAGTCGGCAGTCGACTTCATCGCCTCGCATCCTCAAGCAAAGTAA
- the LOC125515662 gene encoding tryptophan aminotransferase-related protein 2-like, with the protein MAASRRRTSAEFQGNGSLMPPSANAIASPRGGGAPSREEHANGGGPALSSVLSATEVTGRRRPAGRMPLWRLGMFASLALNAAALALLLPRYIVSHPHHPGVVSLDQQHHACAPQPGTSGAAASAPSTGKPAVTSNSVIHLDHGDPTMFEAFWRETGDAAELVVPGWQTMSYFSDVSNVCWFMEPDFDQQVRRLHRTVGNAAVDGYHVLVGTGSTQLLMAALYALSPADAVQPTSVVSTAPYYSWYPAVTDFLRSGLFRWAGDASSFIGDAYIELVCSPNNPDGAIRDAVLGSGGSGKAVHDLAYYWPQYTPITRRADHDIMLFTMSKSTGHAGTRIGWALVKDREVARRMTKFVELNTVSVSKDSQLRAAKVLRAVSDGYDGGASASRHRLFDFGRRKMAERWRMLREAAAASGIFSLPEETSGRCNFANETAANNPAFAWLRCDREDVEDCAGFLRGHKIVTRSGNQFGAGPRYVRVSMLDRDDAYDIFIRRLASLK; encoded by the exons ATGGCGGCGTCCCGACGGCGCACGTCGGCGGAGTTCCAAGGGAATGGCAGCCTAATGCCGCCGTCGGCGAACGCGATCGCTTCTCCCCGCGGCGGTGGCGCGCCCAGCCGGGAGGAGCACGCGAACGGcggcggcccggcgctcagcaGCGTACTCTCAGCCACCGAGGTCACCGGCAGGAGGCGGCCGGCGGGGCGCATGCCACTATGGCgactcggcatgttcgcctccctCGCACTGAATGCCGCCGCACTCGCGCTCCTACTCCCCCGGTACATCGTCAGCCACCCGCACCATCCCGGTGTCGTCTCTCTTGATCAGCAACACCACGCCTGCGCCCCGCAGCCGGGCACCAGCGGCGCGGCTGCGAGTGCGCCATCGACCGGGAAGCCGGCAGTGACTTCCAATTCTGTTATTCATCTGGACCA CGGGGACCCGACCATGTTTGAGGCCTTCTGGAGGGAGACCGGCGACGCGGCGGAGCTCGTCGTTCCGGGGTGGCAAACGATGTCCTACTTCTCGGACGTCAGTAACGTGTGCTGGTTCATGGAGCCTGATTTCGACCAGCAGGTGCGCCGCCTCCACCGCACGGTCGGCAACGCCGCCGTGGACGGCTACCACGTCCTCGTCGGCACCGGCTCCACGCAGCTCCTCATGGCGGCGCTCTACGCCCTGTCGCCAGCGGATGCCGTCCAGCCCACCAGCGTCGTCTCCACGGCGCCCTACTACTCG TGGTATCCTGCCGTGACGGACTTCCTCCGGTCCGGGCTGTTCCGCTGGGCCGGCGACGCAAGCTCGTTCATCGGCGACGCCTACATCGAGCTGGTGTGCTCCCCGAACAACCCCGATGGCGCCATCCGCGACGCCGTGCTGGGCTCCGGTGGCTCCGGGAAGGCGGTCCATGACCTTGCCTACTACTGGCCGCAGTACACCCCGATCACTCGCCGGGCCGACCATGACATCATGCTCTTCACCATGTCCAAGAGCACCGGGCACGCCGGCACGAGGATCGG GTGGGCATTGGTGAAGGACCGGGAGGTGGCGCGGAGGATGACCAAGTTCGTGGAGCTCAACACCGTCAGCGTGTCCAAGGACTCGCAGCTGCGCGCCGCCAAGGTGCTCAGGGCGGTCTCCGACGGGTACGACGGCGGCGCCTCGGCCTCGCGTCACCGGCTGTTCGACTTCGGGCGGCGCAAGATGGCGGAGCGCTGGAGGATGCTGCGCGAGGCCGCCGCCGCGTCCGGCATCTTCAGCCTGCCCGAGGAGACCTCCGGCCGCTGCAACTTCGCCAACGAGACGGCCGCCAATAACCCTG CGTTCGCGTGGCTGCGGTGCGACAGGGAGGACGTGGAGGATTGCGCGGGGTTCCTCCGCGGCCACAAGATCGTGACGAGGAGCGGGAACCAGTTCGGCGCGGGCCCGAGGTACGTCCGGGTCAGCATGCTCGACAGGGACGACGCCTACGACATCTTCATCAGGCGCCTCGCCTCACTCAAATGA